One window of the Hemitrygon akajei chromosome 5, sHemAka1.3, whole genome shotgun sequence genome contains the following:
- the LOC140728160 gene encoding uncharacterized protein, with the protein MDQFNPKVAEKDRRALAASLFPIATSFKQEKEPNLDNNEDCLLTKEEGKVRPGKHSMEEKGLLTLQQDSGIPYNTKKATAWGVRVWDEWGKTRNSYIMEQGVQRNELFLYVPELCYEITHDELNFWLCKFVLEVRRQDGSEYPPNSLRLLCCSILRHLRENCRRWDIDFFNKLKPDFAEFRATLDNRMKQLQRLGIGLIRKQAQPYTEDDEERLWQVVFHLRDAKSYSYAAYFYICKVFALCAAKDHHKLTVDQFRFSCDMISEYVEFTGRPSNPQDSLDKLKIVQTRQYADSPNPRCIVSLLRRYLSMIPREGPFYRRPMPGTMQFSEQVIGVHTLERYSKEICEAAGISGHHTGHSGRVSSATTLYNRGFDEQSIKERTGPAASLAKGYRRPSPAQMKAMSDCLQPPNPLKKISACSPSSSTSSEDHSSYQDEGPSNIIISEDGINHPQETTTILSRPEVTITEQDGVLKIEIPSRTPPSVPLSSLHTIRKLKIVKGEIVLELNL; encoded by the exons ATGGATCAGTTCAATCCTAAAGTTGCCGAGAAAGATAGGAGGGCCTTGGCAGCCTCTTTGTTTCCGATTGCTACCTCTTTTAAACAGGAAAAGGAGCCCAATCTAGACAACAATGAAGACTGCTTATTGACAAAGGAAGAGGGCAAAGTCCGGCCTGGCAAACACAGTATGGAAGAGAAGGGGCTGCTGACTCTACAACAAGATAGTGGGATTCCATACAACACAAAAAAAGCAACAGCCTGGGGAGTTAGAGTTTGGGACGAATGGGGCAAAACGCGCAACAGCTACATTATGGAGCAAGGAGTCCAGCGCAATGAACTCTTCCTTTATGTGCCCGAACTCTGCTATGAAATCACTCATGATGAACTTAATTTCTGGTTGTGCAAGTTTGTGCTCGAAGTACGGAGGCAAGATGGTTCAGAATACCCTCCCAACTCTCTCCGCCTCCTATGCTGCTCAATACTTCGACACCTGCGTGAGAACTGCAGGCGATGGGATATTGATTTCTTCAACAAGCTGAAGCCAGACTTTGCCGAGTTCCGAGCCACCCTTGATAATCGGATGAAGCAGCTACAGCGATTAGGCATTGGGCTGATAAGGAAACAGGCCCAGCCATACACGGAGGATGATGAAGAGAGGCTATGGCAAGTGGTCTTTCACCTCCGTGATGCAAAAAGCTACAGTTATGCTGCCTACTTCTACATCTGCAAAGTCTTTGCTCTGTGTGCAGCTAAGGACCACCATAAACTAACAGTTGATCAGTTCAGATTTAGCTGTGACATGATTAgtgaatatgtggagtttactgGCAGACCTAGTAATCCTCAAGATAGTCTTGACAAGCTGAAAATTGTCCAAACAAGACAATATGCCGATTCCCCAAACCCAAGATGTATCGTTTCTCTGCTGCGTCGCTACCTCAGTATGATTCCCCGTGAAGGCCCATTCTACCGCCGTCCCATGCCGGGTACAATGCAATTCTCAGAACAAGTAATAGGAGTTCACACTTTGGAAAGATATTCCAAAGAGATATGCGAAGCAGCAGGAATTTCAGGACACCACACAGGGCATTCCGGAAGG GTCAGCAGTGCAACAACCCTGTATAATCGAGGCTTTGATGAGCAGTCGATTAAAGAACGGACAGGACCTGCAGCTAGTTTGGCAAAGGGCTACAGGAGACCCTCTCCTGCTCAAATGAAGGCTATGTCAGACTGTCTGCAACCGCCCAATCCTCTCAAAAAGATTTCAGCATGTTCACCTTCATCATCTACATCATCTGAAGACCACAGTTCCTATCAGGATGAAGGCCCAAGCAACATCATCATCTCTGAAGATGGAATCAATCACCCACAAGAAACTACAACCATATTGAGCAGGCCTGAGGTGACAATCACAGAACAGGATGGTGTACTAAAAATTGAAATACCATCTCGGACTCCCCCATCAGTGCCTTTATCTTCACTTCATACCATTAGAAAGTTAAAAATAGTAAAAGGGGAAATTGTATTAGAACTAAATTTGTAA